A window of the Gossypium hirsutum isolate 1008001.06 chromosome A05, Gossypium_hirsutum_v2.1, whole genome shotgun sequence genome harbors these coding sequences:
- the LOC107956997 gene encoding calcium-binding protein CML38 — protein MDKHQEYERVFNHFDENKDGKISPAELQLCVKAIGGELSREEAEVAVEVLDTDGDGLLGLEDFIRLVEEVGEEEKVNDLKEAFKMYEMEGCGCITPKSLKRILSRLGESRTLEECKSMIAQFDLNGDGVLNFDEFRVMML, from the coding sequence ATGGACAAACACCAAGAATACGAGAGGGTATTTAATCACTTCGATGAGAATAAAGATGGGAAGATATCCCCGGCGGAGCTTCAACTGTGCGTGAAGGCGATAGGAGGGGAGCTGTCACGGGAAGAGGCGGAGGTGGCGGTGGAGGTGTTGGATACGGACGGGGATGGATTGTTGGGGTTGGAGGACTTCATTAGGTTAGTGGAAGAAGTAGGAGAGGAAGAGAAAGTGAATGATTTGAAAGAGGCTTTCAAGATGTATGAGATGGAAGGTTGTGGGTGTATTACGCCAAAGAGTTTGAAGAGGATACTTAGTAGATTAGGTGAATCTAGAACTTTAGAGGAATGTAAATCCATGATTGCTCAGTTTGATCTTAATGGCGATGGAGTCCtcaattttgatgaatttagagTCATGATGTTATGA